The proteins below are encoded in one region of Trueperaceae bacterium:
- a CDS encoding ABC transporter ATP-binding protein: protein MSGPVDARFAAGTNGVAGPPVGLEGAAGSPAGADGAARSPAGVDGAQPLLVVEGLSVRYGGVQALSEVDVSVGRGQLVTVIGANGAGKSSLVNAIVGVVPKAGGRVLLGGEDVTQATPEAMVGRGVVLVPERRELFAALAVEDNLRLGGYRRYLRGERDLRESLEEVYATFPQLAARRRQVAGTMSGGEQQMLAIGRAMMARPRLLLLDEPSLGLAPLIVEEIFRVVAALRDAGATVLLIEQNARAALRLADHGYLLETGNVLLSAPAEELARDERVASAYLGG from the coding sequence GTGAGCGGCCCCGTCGACGCCCGGTTCGCGGCGGGCACGAACGGCGTTGCCGGGCCTCCCGTCGGCCTGGAGGGCGCCGCCGGGTCTCCGGCCGGCGCGGACGGCGCCGCGAGGTCCCCCGCCGGCGTGGACGGCGCGCAGCCGCTCCTCGTCGTCGAGGGCCTGAGCGTGAGGTACGGCGGCGTGCAGGCGCTCAGCGAGGTGGACGTCAGCGTCGGCCGCGGTCAGCTCGTCACCGTGATCGGCGCGAACGGCGCGGGCAAGTCGAGCCTGGTGAACGCGATCGTCGGCGTCGTGCCGAAGGCCGGCGGACGCGTGCTGCTGGGCGGCGAGGACGTCACGCAGGCGACGCCGGAGGCGATGGTGGGCCGCGGCGTCGTGCTGGTGCCCGAGCGACGCGAGCTGTTCGCCGCGTTGGCGGTCGAGGACAACCTGCGCCTCGGCGGCTACCGACGCTACCTGCGCGGGGAGCGCGACCTGCGGGAGTCCCTCGAAGAGGTCTACGCGACGTTCCCGCAGCTCGCCGCCAGGCGCCGCCAGGTCGCGGGCACGATGTCCGGCGGGGAGCAGCAGATGCTGGCGATAGGGCGCGCGATGATGGCCCGCCCCCGCCTCCTGCTGCTCGACGAGCCGAGCCTGGGCCTCGCGCCGCTGATCGTGGAGGAGATCTTCCGCGTCGTCGCCGCGCTCCGCGACGCCGGCGCGACCGTGCTGCTCATCGAGCAGAACGCGCGCGCGGCCCTGCGCCTCGCCGACCACGGCTACCTGCTCGAGACCGGCAACGTGCTCCTCTCGGCGCCGGCGGAAGAGCTGGCGCGCGACGAGAGGGTGGCGTCGGCCTACCTGGGCGGGTAG
- a CDS encoding branched-chain amino acid ABC transporter ATP-binding protein/permease, protein MSGGPDPRGGPGSAVLGAWLRRGLFLAFAVIVVVLPFVSGAFGLRLANLIGMYSLVVLGLVLLTGYAGLASLGQAAFVGTGAYTAAILASRFGLSPWLSIVAGVLASVLIAWLMGLITLRLKGHFLALATLAWGLVITGVLRNWIAVTGGNTGFGSATGNRIPPLTLLGDPIRGDREYYVLVWGALLLTLWLVTNLMRSRVGRAIKSLRTGSVAAASFGVDVQRVKMITFLAAAALAALSGGLHTYRELFIVPNLASLSDSIDYLIMAVIGGLTSVWGALVGTGVFVLLKEQLQQVLPALLGRTGNYEIVAFGFILILVLQYARRGLVPMVDSLLPRRPERPVREDAPPLPARERVRVSGPLLELEGVTRSFGGLTAVHRLSFAVGQGEVVGLIGPNGAGKTTAFNLITGVLSVDAGRVRFAGRDITRLQPHQVAGLGLARTFQHLNLSPSLSLLENVALGAYSRTSSGLWSGLLGLGGAEEERVRAEALRQLRRVGLGDEPFARADSLPLGKLRLLEVARALMADPVLLLLDEPAAGLRRNEKEDLKALVRRLRDEGVTVLLVEHDMDVVMDLVDRIVVMNHGELLAEGTPAVVRRDPAVIEAYLGREVA, encoded by the coding sequence GTGAGCGGCGGACCCGACCCGCGCGGCGGTCCCGGGAGCGCGGTCCTGGGAGCCTGGCTGCGGCGCGGCCTGTTCCTGGCCTTCGCCGTCATCGTCGTCGTCCTGCCCTTCGTCTCCGGCGCGTTCGGGCTGCGGCTCGCGAACCTCATCGGCATGTACTCGCTCGTCGTGCTGGGGCTGGTGCTGCTGACCGGCTACGCCGGCCTCGCCTCCCTGGGGCAGGCGGCGTTCGTCGGCACCGGCGCGTACACGGCCGCGATCCTCGCCAGCCGCTTCGGCCTCAGCCCCTGGCTCTCGATCGTCGCCGGCGTCCTCGCGTCGGTGCTCATCGCCTGGCTGATGGGGCTCATCACGCTGCGGCTCAAGGGCCACTTCCTGGCGCTGGCCACGCTGGCCTGGGGCCTGGTGATCACTGGCGTCCTGCGCAACTGGATCGCCGTCACCGGCGGCAACACGGGCTTCGGCAGCGCGACGGGCAACCGCATCCCGCCGCTCACGCTCCTCGGCGACCCCATCCGCGGCGACCGCGAGTACTACGTGCTCGTGTGGGGCGCGCTGCTCCTCACCCTGTGGCTGGTGACGAACCTGATGCGCTCGCGGGTCGGTCGGGCGATCAAGAGCCTGCGGACCGGGTCAGTGGCGGCGGCCAGCTTCGGCGTCGACGTCCAGCGCGTCAAGATGATCACGTTCCTCGCCGCGGCCGCGCTGGCGGCGCTCTCGGGCGGGCTTCACACCTACCGCGAGCTGTTCATCGTCCCGAACCTCGCCTCGCTGAGCGACAGCATCGACTACCTGATCATGGCCGTGATCGGCGGGCTGACGAGCGTGTGGGGCGCCCTCGTGGGCACCGGCGTCTTCGTGCTGCTCAAGGAGCAGCTCCAGCAGGTGCTGCCCGCCCTGCTCGGACGCACCGGCAACTACGAGATCGTCGCGTTCGGCTTCATCCTCATCCTCGTCCTGCAGTACGCGCGGCGCGGGCTCGTGCCGATGGTCGACTCCCTCCTGCCGCGCCGGCCCGAGAGGCCGGTGCGCGAGGACGCGCCGCCACTGCCGGCCCGCGAGCGCGTGCGGGTCAGCGGCCCGTTGCTCGAGCTCGAGGGCGTGACGCGGTCGTTCGGCGGCCTCACCGCCGTGCACCGCCTCTCGTTCGCGGTCGGCCAGGGCGAGGTCGTGGGGCTCATCGGCCCGAACGGGGCCGGCAAGACCACGGCGTTCAACCTCATCACGGGCGTGCTGTCCGTGGACGCCGGGCGCGTGCGCTTCGCCGGGCGGGACATCACGCGCCTGCAGCCCCACCAGGTGGCCGGCCTCGGCCTGGCGCGCACGTTCCAGCACCTCAACCTGAGCCCGAGCCTCAGCCTGCTCGAGAACGTGGCTCTCGGCGCCTACTCGCGCACCAGCTCCGGTCTGTGGAGCGGCCTGCTGGGCCTGGGCGGGGCGGAGGAGGAGCGCGTGCGCGCCGAGGCCCTCAGGCAGCTCAGGCGCGTCGGCCTGGGGGACGAGCCGTTCGCGCGGGCGGACTCGCTGCCCCTCGGCAAGCTGCGCCTGCTCGAGGTGGCGCGCGCCCTCATGGCCGACCCCGTGCTGCTGCTCCTCGACGAGCCCGCCGCCGGCCTCAGGCGCAACGAGAAGGAGGACCTGAAGGCGCTGGTGCGGCGCCTGCGCGACGAGGGCGTCACGGTCCTGCTCGTCGAGCACGACATGGACGTCGTCATGGACCTCGTCGACCGCATCGTCGTCATGAACCACGGCGAGCTGCTCGCCGAGGGCACGCCGGCGGTGGTCAGGCGCGACCCGGCGGTCATCGAGGCCTACCTCGGCAGGGAGGTCGCGTGA
- a CDS encoding branched-chain amino acid ABC transporter permease, with translation MLDIPLILLFEGLTNGAIYALMALGLVVLYAVTGVINVAIGEFVMIAALTVASLRAGAVPGSVYLLVAGLLLWAVYDGIRFARERRAGRLALGLVWPVAAAAVAYLAVVLLSRAQLPYVAHIAVALALTTALGPVSYRVIIQPLPRASALVYLIMTIGLHLALTGLGLAFWGPQPYTLPPFTEGRARFGPVLFDHQDLWLLALSAVLLAALWWFLGRTLHGKALRAAAVNKLGARLSGISVVRAGSTAFTISVFLAAVAGVLITPITKMAYDFGFLIGLKGFVGAIIGGLSNPAVAVAGAVFVGVAEQFSAFYVSSAYKDVLVFLLIIPVLLVRSLQHVDFEEHVE, from the coding sequence TTGCTCGACATCCCGCTGATCCTCCTCTTCGAGGGCCTCACGAACGGGGCCATCTACGCCCTCATGGCGCTGGGCCTCGTCGTCCTCTACGCCGTCACGGGGGTCATCAACGTCGCCATCGGCGAGTTCGTGATGATCGCGGCGCTCACGGTGGCGAGCCTGCGCGCCGGGGCGGTGCCCGGCAGCGTCTACCTCCTGGTGGCGGGGCTGCTGCTGTGGGCCGTCTACGACGGCATCCGCTTCGCCCGCGAGCGCCGCGCCGGCCGCCTGGCCCTCGGCCTCGTCTGGCCCGTCGCGGCCGCCGCCGTCGCCTACCTGGCGGTCGTGCTCCTCAGCCGCGCCCAGCTCCCCTACGTCGCCCACATCGCCGTGGCCCTGGCCCTCACCACGGCCCTCGGTCCCGTCTCTTACCGCGTGATCATCCAGCCGCTGCCCAGGGCATCGGCCCTCGTCTATCTGATCATGACCATCGGCCTGCACCTCGCGCTCACCGGCCTCGGCCTGGCGTTCTGGGGCCCGCAGCCGTACACGCTGCCCCCGTTCACAGAGGGGCGCGCCCGCTTCGGGCCCGTCCTCTTCGACCACCAGGACCTGTGGCTGCTCGCCCTGAGCGCCGTTCTGCTCGCCGCGCTGTGGTGGTTCCTCGGCCGCACGCTGCACGGCAAGGCGCTGCGCGCCGCGGCCGTGAACAAGCTCGGCGCCAGGCTCTCGGGCATCTCCGTCGTGCGCGCGGGCTCCACGGCCTTCACGATCTCGGTCTTCCTCGCCGCCGTCGCCGGCGTGCTGATCACGCCGATCACGAAGATGGCCTACGACTTCGGCTTCCTTATCGGCCTCAAGGGGTTCGTCGGCGCCATCATCGGCGGCCTCAGCAACCCCGCGGTGGCCGTCGCCGGCGCCGTGTTCGTGGGCGTCGCCGAGCAGTTCAGCGCCTTCTACGTCTCCTCGGCCTACAAGGACGTCCTCGTGTTCCTGCTGATCATCCCCGTGCTCCTGGTGCGCTCGCTGCAGCACGTGGACTTCGAGGAGCACGTCGAGTGA
- a CDS encoding ABC transporter substrate-binding protein → MRRTLPTLLALALLLAPSALAQTLRIGAAAAATGAASALGEPEANTFRMLQDQINAAGGINGVPVEIVFLDTASDTAQAVTNVSRLIQEEDVHVVICCTISANSLAIIDTVQEAGVPNISMAAAANIIEPVEDRHWVFKTPQTDRLMIRGIVQDMMANDLHTLAYLAIDDAYGEGGLTELNAAIEGTDIEVVAIERYGRSDTNVTAQVLSAIRSQPDAVLIWGVVRDTALVVEELANRGYEGQVYVSHGVGNPSFLELAGDAADGVRLPIGPMIVVDELPDDNEIAPVAAQYVEQYEALYGEGTASTFGGHAWDAVRAIQLALEYAMDQGELDWDDTAAVRQALRDALEEMGPFTGVGGVFDFTAEDHLGLDERALVIVEIQDGDWTLAR, encoded by the coding sequence ATGAGAAGAACGTTGCCCACGCTTCTGGCCCTCGCGCTGCTCCTCGCGCCGTCGGCGCTGGCGCAGACGCTGCGCATCGGCGCGGCGGCCGCGGCGACCGGCGCCGCCTCCGCCCTCGGCGAGCCGGAGGCGAACACCTTCCGCATGCTGCAGGACCAGATCAACGCGGCGGGCGGCATCAACGGCGTGCCCGTCGAGATCGTCTTCCTCGACACGGCGTCGGACACCGCGCAGGCCGTCACGAACGTCAGCCGCCTGATCCAGGAGGAGGACGTCCACGTCGTCATCTGCTGCACGATCTCGGCGAACAGCCTGGCGATCATCGACACCGTGCAGGAGGCCGGCGTCCCGAACATCAGCATGGCGGCCGCCGCGAACATCATCGAGCCGGTGGAGGACCGCCACTGGGTCTTCAAGACGCCGCAGACCGACAGGCTGATGATCCGCGGCATCGTCCAGGACATGATGGCCAACGACCTGCACACGCTCGCCTACCTGGCCATCGACGACGCCTACGGCGAGGGCGGCCTCACCGAGCTGAACGCCGCGATCGAGGGCACCGACATCGAGGTCGTCGCGATCGAGCGCTACGGACGCTCCGACACGAACGTCACCGCCCAGGTCCTCTCCGCGATCCGCAGCCAGCCCGACGCCGTGCTGATCTGGGGCGTCGTGCGCGACACCGCGCTCGTCGTCGAGGAGCTCGCCAACCGCGGCTACGAGGGCCAGGTCTACGTCAGCCACGGCGTGGGCAACCCGAGCTTCCTCGAGCTGGCCGGCGACGCCGCCGACGGCGTGCGCCTGCCGATCGGCCCGATGATCGTCGTCGACGAGCTGCCGGACGACAACGAGATCGCGCCGGTGGCCGCCCAGTACGTGGAGCAGTACGAGGCGCTCTACGGCGAGGGCACCGCCAGCACGTTCGGCGGGCACGCCTGGGACGCCGTCAGGGCCATCCAGCTCGCGCTGGAGTACGCCATGGACCAGGGCGAGCTGGACTGGGACGACACGGCCGCGGTGCGTCAGGCGCTGCGCGACGCGCTCGAGGAGATGGGGCCGTTCACGGGCGTGGGCGGCGTCTTCGACTTCACCGCCGAGGACCACCTGGGGCTCGACGAGCGGGCCCTGGTGATCGTCGAGATCCAGGACGGCGACTGGACCCTCGCCCGCTGA